The Leptodactylus fuscus isolate aLepFus1 chromosome 5, aLepFus1.hap2, whole genome shotgun sequence genome segment CTAAATATTCATCAGGATTAGTAAATGTCCCCCAGTGGGTCCCCAATATGAATAGAATTTAGGAACACGCACCACTGGCGGTCTGTGTCTTATAACAAGCCGGTGGTATACTACAAAAAGAGAAATACATATatttaagtaactgtgggaagaAACACAGAGCAAATCACCTGTTAATCTATAAGATATGACCTTCAGATTACAATATCGATTTCTCTATTCTGTTATATGATATGACCTTCAGACTATAATATCGATTTCTCTCTTCTGTTATAATACgtattgtataataataattatataaaagaaagaaaaatccaGTGGTATACTACAAAAAGAGAAATTGTTAGGAATCTGATGCAACAAACAACTCTGTAAGgtcttgggcaactagaatccccaaagcGCTGAGGCAAAAATAGTCCTGGGTGTGATTTGCTCCCCTAActggagcggaaccaggccccggagttcttcatcAGAACTCCTAATGGTGGAGtgggacttggtaaaagtccgggGCCCAGatctgcaactgcccagagagcgacacacacccagcgaaccccaaggaaGAGGACCCAGAAGTACCCAGACGCTAACCTTGGAATGAAGTCTGGAAGAGCAGGATGGTTCTGGATGGCAGGAGTGCAGGAAGGTAATTCAGGGAAGACACACAGAAGCCAAGGAAGCCAATTTGTATTCAGACATGCCGAGTCGTTAACTAGAGGTCATGAGGTAGCAGAAGGAAGAGGCAGCAGCAAAGTTAGGAGAGCCGGgtaatacacaggaggtcagcggagtagccaaatcaggatccaagaAGGGAagtcaggagaaagccaaaaggtcatacacaggaggtcaggtggTGCCAAATCGGGATCATGGAGagaaggtctgtaaagcaagccaggtcaacaatccagggaatccaagTACAGGAACAGGAGTCAGGTGACAGGAAGGAAGCAGGAGAGGCAGGGAGTTGATACCGATGGTAAACAGATAACCGGTGGCATGCTGAGACCAGAATgaagcctaaatagcctcaggcccgccACTGACCCTGGAAGTGTTGGTCCTGGTGCTAGGGAGAAACTGAAACCTCCACACACTCAAGCGGATGCCTTCGGCCTACCCCggcaccagaaccagcagtgACTCCGGCACTGGACAGGGATCAGGTCAGGCGCCTCTGagcagcacagcggaggccccggCCTGTCCTAACAGAAATTCATATATTTTCTTAACAGTGGGAAGAAACACAGAGCAAAACACCTGTTAGTCTATAAGATATGACCTTCAGACTAAAATATCGACTTCTCTCTTCTGTTATAATGcatattgtataataataattctatataaaaaaaaagcatcgGGCAGGATTGCATTACCTGCTGACCTAAAGAGAACCTGTCCTTATGATTTTGCCCCATAAACAAAAAGTAATACCCAATAGAGCATCTCACCTGTTGCTGAACGCTGTCTGAATAATGTCTGAGCACTGCCTCTATCCTTTTGTCCCATATGTAAATTATCAATTTGACGTCAAGGGGGTGGAGCACTAGCATATAAAGTTAAACTCTCCAAACCCAAACACCACACTTATGGTGCAAtgtactgcccccagattctgtgATGTAAGCGCACCGGCCTCATGAAATTGGCAAGCTCAGCGGTGTACATCCTCAACTTcatcactgcgcatgcgctgggGCCTCAGTGACacatttcagtcaggctatatcagagTGGTGCGCATGCCCAGCACTGAAGCCGACTGGATGAGATGATTCATTGAGTCCCTGGTGAACGCTCAGTGTTGCTATGAAGTTGGGCATGTACACCTGGATTCAGCGCTGAGTTTGATAACCACTGTGGAATTTCATTGGGCTGGAGTTGGAACGTCACATGGTCTGAGGGCTTAAGGGAGGCGATGGGAAGAGAACTTGACTTTATACACTAGCTCTCCACCCTCTTGACTTCAAAATCCTCATTTGAATATTGAATAAAAGTAAGGGCAGCGTGCAGACATCATGCAGACAGCGTTGGGTAACAGGTGAGATGCTCTGTCGGGTACGGCCATTGGTTTATGGGACAAAATCATAacaacaggttccctttacatATCAAACATATGAATGAAGTACTCAAAAACATAAAAAGGAATGAAACAAATTTATTGTTTTCTTTATATTATTTATGTGAAtagaaaaattaattaaaaacctgaaataaaaaaatgaatccaGTTCAGTCCATCCTTATTATAAGTATTCTATAGCTGACATTACTCTCTTACTAGTAATTTTAGAAGGCTGTATGTGATACAGGTCACAGGATTGTTCACCATATTGTGGGTATCAATACCTGCAGCGATCAGGATTTCcagaatttttatgtattttggtgAAAAGTGAATCACAGCTGTTTTTAgagattttatatttatattttatattgtccTTTGTCCACTTGAAGAAGAAACTTGTATGGTTTCGAAAAGCGTTGTGTGAAAGGCTACTAATAAACGAATGTAACAAGAATACggctggtaagcgcggatctatttGTCCATTGTTAACTTCTATAGAAGGTTTTCTTTGGATTGGTCTTTACTATTGCATTGTAATATACGTGGATACACGGATAGGATCTGCTTGCTATCAATTGCTGAATATttgtttgagtgctgtgatcaattTCACAGCAATTTAAGGTGATTATAACTAGTGCACTTTTCTGTGAGAATCATCACAAGGATAATGcgcaaggtgccgcgcggtgttcttttctattttttttttatattcatataGGCATGTTCATTATATCATTATTTAGCACTATTTAAAAGCATCTACCACCTCCCCCCCCAAGTCTATTGAGCTGTCAATAATAGAGGTGGGCGAACATCTTCGTTCCGAGCCAGTTTAACagaaccaaacaaatggagatccATCCATCTACTACATCAACGCCAACTAAAATGGCCGTCACAACATgtattgtggtaaattattatactctgtggtctgttcAGAATgcggagtataataggtggagacccaggggaggtaaaaaaaaccaaacatttatactctcctTCTGTTATCTCATTTTGGTTCTTTGCGGAGTCCAGTACTCAGTTAGTGACATCATTCACTTGGGTGCCAtgatggggtcaccactgaggccaccATACTCCttaaactttttcacattttatcaccttacaaccacaaacataTAAATGTAGTTTATTGAGATTTtatgtgatagaccaacacaaagtagcagataattgggaagtggaatgaaaatgatacatggttatcAAAATCTCaatcaaataaaaatatgaaaagtgtgtcgtgcaaaagtcttcagcccctgtactctgataaccctaaataaaatccagtgcgcaCAATTgttttcagaagtcacttaatgagctgtgtgtaatgtagtctcagtataaatacaccactTCTGCGAAGACCTCAGTGTTTTGTTACAAACGCTAGTGaataaacagcatcatgaagaccaaggaactcaccagacaggttagagataaagttgtggagaagtttaaagggattctaccactaaaacacttttttttctagttatcacgtcggaatagcctttaaaaaggctattcgtctcttacctgtggaagtgctctccgtcgcgccgttcgttcaaaataccggtttgtaccggtatgctaatgagttctctcgcagcgatgggggcatccccatcgcaggagcagcgatgggggcgtccccattgcagctcgaaaactcaccgcagcgccgcctctccggtcttcggtgtcctccccttgcctcttcagcgtctgtcggacgcctgcgcagtatgctctctgttcggcgaagattgtcgaacgtactgcgcatgcgcgaaagttcggtgcccgcactatggctgggatcgcaatttcgcgcatgcgcagtacgttcggcaatcttcgtcgaacagagcgtactgcgcaggcgtccgacagtacgctgaagaagcaaggggaggacaccgaagaccagagaggcggcgctgcggtcagttttcgagctgcaatggggacgcccccatcgctgctcctgcgatggggacgcccccatcgctgcgagagaactcattagcataccggtacaaaccggtattttgaacgaacggcgcggcggagagcacttccacaggtaagagacgaatagcctttttaaaggctattccgacgtggtaactagaaaaaaaagtgttttagtggtagaatccctttaaagaagggttaggttataaaaacatatcctagCCTTTGAGTATCCCAAGGATTCTGTGACCCATGGCAAGGGCAGCATAATCCTGTGAGGGCTTTTCGTCAGTagagacagggaagctggtcagagttgatgggaagatggatgagctaaatacagggcaatcctggacgAAAACCTGCAAAAGATTTGAGACTGGAGAAGATTCACCTTCCGGCAacacaatgaccctaaacctacagccagagctacagtggaatagtttagatcaaagaatattcatgtgttagaatggcccagtcacagtccagaccgaaatcccattgagcatctgtggcaagacaagaaaattgctgttcacaaacACTCCATCCaatctagatgtgcaaagctggtagagacagagCCCAAAAGAAGACTGAAGACTTTTGTACATCACACttatcagatttttatttgattaaaattttaatATCCATATATCATTTTGCTTCAACTTCACAATCATCTGACACTTTCTGTTGCTATCACTGAAAATctcaaaatacatttaagtttgtagttgtaaggtgacaaactGTGAAAAAGTttcaaggggtgtgaatattCTTGCAAGACACTGTGTAAGAGGTGAGTACTATCAATTGTGGCTGGATTTCTATGATGGATAGTTCCAGTTCCTGCCTCCCCCTAATATCTTTATAGAACATTCTACTACACATAAAGCAGCATGAAGGGGCTCGGTGAAGGTGGCAGTGAAGGTGTGTAAGTGActgatggggtcacacagctcatagAAGGACAACTGCCCGGCCTCGTAATCCAGACAGATCCTGAATCTATTAGTGGAGATCTTGTCAGGTATCCGGATCTCTTTATTGTCATGTATCACTGAACactgattattattatatctgCACATAATCCAGGACTTGTAATTATATCCAATCAATGACTGCTGCCCCCTCTTGTCTACACTGGGATAACACATCCCAGCCATCCACAAACTACACTCCCCTGATCTCCTGCCCTCCACATCCCAGTAATGTCGTCCTGAGGCAAATCCCCTCCTGCTTATCACCTGATTGTACTGGAATCTCTCGGCTGTTTTTGGACGATTCTGCTTCTCTTGTGTCCAAGTTACAATTTTCAGGTCGTCTGATATATGGAGATTATTACCAGCCGTGTttacatccagtaatatgtctGCAGGACCCTCCACATAGATCCCGCTCCTTATACCTGATATTATGTCAcataatgtgtgtaatgtgtctGAGATCACAGCCACATCCCGATCATCTCCATCATGGCGCTGTCTATCATGtccccctgtgtcctcatcacctcccccctcctcaggatcacacaagtcacctgtgtctggttcctgtaagacagtcagtggaTCAGTCATGTTACACAGCTCCTCAATGTGCCGCATCTTCATGGACAGCTCGGCCTTCTTTATCTCCAGCTTCTGGATCAGAGCAGACAGTGACAATGACCGCTGCTCCTCCTGCCTGGAGATCTCACTCAGGACCTTCCTCTCCAGGTCGTCCAGACGTCTCCTGATGTCTATAAACATGGCAATGACTCTCTCGGCTTCTCCAGATGCTTTCTCTTGAGCTTTTCTCCTGCGCTCCTCCAGACTCTGGACTCTTTCCTCAGTCTCCTCTCTCTTTGTGATTAGTTTCTGGTGAATATTTCtcagtttcttcttctttttctttgagGTCTCATCCGGCATTTCCATCTGATGTCTCTGATGTTCTCCTGCTGAACAATAGACACAGATACAAGCAGCgtcctcagtacagtaatattccaggaccttcttatggacagaacatttcctct includes the following:
- the LOC142205112 gene encoding E3 ubiquitin/ISG15 ligase TRIM25-like, which encodes MASSALRAELDCSICLSTYTDPVMLRCGHNFCRVCIDRVLDTQDQSGVYSCPECREEFQVRPVLMRNLALRNIMENLLSTQPTQTETGIFCTYCVDSPVPAVKSCLHCEASLCDKHLRGHSKSPEHVLCDSSTDLEKRKCSVHKKVLEYYCTEDAACICVYCSAGEHQRHQMEMPDETSKKKKKKLRNIHQKLITKREETEERVQSLEERRRKAQEKASGEAERVIAMFIDIRRRLDDLERKVLSEISRQEEQRSLSLSALIQKLEIKKAELSMKMRHIEELCNMTDPLTVLQEPDTGDLCDPEEGGGDEDTGGHDRQRHDGDDRDVAVISDTLHTLCDIISGIRSGIYVEGPADILLDVNTAGNNLHISDDLKIVTWTQEKQNRPKTAERFQYNQVISRRGFASGRHYWDVEGRRSGECSLWMAGMCYPSVDKRGQQSLIGYNYKSWIMCRYNNNQCSVIHDNKEIRIPDKISTNRFRICLDYEAGQLSFYELCDPISHLHTFTATFTEPLHAALCVVECSIKILGGGRNWNYPS